A window of Colletes latitarsis isolate SP2378_abdomen chromosome 11, iyColLati1, whole genome shotgun sequence genomic DNA:
ATTAAcgtgtatttttttataaatcagATAACAAATAAAAAGTCCAAGCTTTTACTTGATCGTTCCACCTGTTACCGTATATTCCCGTTGTTACTACTTGAATCAACGATCGTCGTTATTAATAAAGATGTTGGAATTATCTTTATACTTTACTCGCAATTTATCCTAATCTCCGTGCAATTTTCCACACAAGCCATGTCCGTTTCGATTCCATCACTGACGAGATCAGTACTATAAACATGGAACGATTATCTAAAGCGCGGGAATTAATCGAGAATCGATATTTCAAAAACTCAAATAACAAGTTAAccccagtggttcttaacctgtAGCATGCGGATCTTAAGGGTATCATAGATAGATATCTGAAGTTTCGCGAACTTACACACAGAGATTTTACACTTATTTATATTCGTTGCATACATTATGCCTAAAAATATTAACTTTATCTTTACGATGCTTTGACATTATGATAACCAttagattaaatatttttatttaatgttctgAATTTAACGTTATAACTTGTACAGAGAAGTTACAAGCTTTGTTAGAAACATTGCGTAGAAAAGATGCGTAAACTCCGGTTAGACTGCGAAAGGGGTCCGTGGAAAAAATTAAGAACCACTGGTCTAACCTATAACTAAACGACTTAAAATGTGTCCTGCTCGTATGCAGATCCGGTAGcgcgtcttttctggtttccaaGAAAAACACGCAATGTCCGTAAGTAAAAAGGAAATATCGATATTGAAAGTTTACCGATGAAAAGTTGATAAAATAATTTGATTTGTACGTTTCTTTTTGCAGGTGGCGAAACAGGTAAAGCTTTGTTATATTATCAACATAACCTTCAAATCGTTTCGtgttttgtatattttatagcAACAGAACGCCCATGGGGAGCCCAAAGAAAAGAGGAGGAAAGAGAGTATTCTCGATTTGTCCAAATATTTGGAGAAGAACATTAGGGTAAAGTTTGCTGGGGGTAGGGAAGCCTCAGGGATTCTTAAAGGATACGATCCTCTGTTGAACTTGGTGCTGGACAATACTACAGAATACCTCAGAGGTAATTTCATGAATTATTTAAATCAACGAATATGTTAAAGCAAGATATATTTAGTATAAATGCTTACCATTATATTCGTGTTGTTAGATCCTGATGATCCGTATAAGTTAAATCAAGATACTCGTATGCTTGGCTTGGTTGTATGCAGAGGCACGTCTGTAGTACTTATCTGTCCAGTAGATGGAATGGAATCTATTCAGAACCCTTTTATACAACAAGATGGTtaacaaaattcatttttcttctGATTGAGATTATTCGTGTAAAAGCAAGACACTTTGTTTTGCAGAAAATCTAGTTTACGAAACGTTGAAAAGGTGAAGAATTCTTTTGTAATGGAAATGGAcataatttattttacatcGTAAACTATGTAAACTTATATAGTAAATAAAtggatttttatatatatatatgtatgtgtgcgtgtgtgcgtgtgtgcgtgtgtgtgtgtaaatgcaggtatattttcaaataaataatttcactcTGTTTCTGCGTATAAAATTGTTGCACTTCCCGCAACTATATCTCGTAACGTTTACAATTGAAACATGGCATGGTAATTACTGGATACTATGTACGCTTATCATTCGAATCCAAACTCGTTTCTCAACCATGGGTATTCTTTGGGGCACTCGAAACATGTATTTAAATAACGATACGACTTAAGCACTCTGCTAGGTAATTTACAGCTGCTTGGTAAGTCACAAGCAATTTCGAATGGCTGGAATTGTCGCTTGTCGCATCGCCAAGGCTTGAAACTCTCGATCGTGTTTAAGGACACTGGCGTACGCATCCATTCGATCACCTGATGGCTCGTCACGAAATACACGTCGTTCAAACGAAGTACGTCGTCCATGAATTTCTAAGAGATTCAAAGGCAAGTAACACGTGGCCGTCAAAGGTTCTCCGACATCATAAAAAATTACTTACAGTCAACACGTAAAAGTACATTGGATTTCGAAACCAGGATGCATGTAAATGCAGACCCATCGGGGCACGATTGCTGAGGTAATGCCTCTTGAAGTTCAGCATCAGTATTTTATACACATCCTCGCCCGATAGATTTGGCGAACACGAGTCCATCTTCGTGCAAATGTATTCCTAACACGGCGTAAACGATTTTCTTTATTTCAAATACGAGACATTTTAAGCAGATGCCGCTACGTTAACCGTGCATTACTGTACGACGTAACACTTGGCCATGGTAACTTACACCTGCCAAAAGTTGATTTAACGGGAGTTCCCAGAGGCCCGGATACGCACGAGTTGGACAGAGTTGTTCGGGACCTATGCAATCATGCGGTGGCTTGTAGTCCAATGTGTATGGCCATATTGGTGGATCGGAAAATGGAACCAGCATAGAGGAGTCGTAGACAAAGCCAAATTCCGACATCATTAGAAACTGTCGGTTCCAGCCGACGCGTAAGAAGGGCGCTCTTAAGCCTATAGAGCAAAAATATTCTTTGAGTATCTTCTCATACTAAAATATGACATTTTGTAGAGAAACTGTCAATCACCCTTGATGTCTTTAAGCCTAACTCCAGCATATTTGTTAATGATATTCGCCACGCCAACCATCTCGTCGAACCAATCCTCGATAGTGGCATTCTTCGACCACCAGTTCTCAGGTCCACGGTGCCTGTGCAATTAAAACCGAATGCCCAACATTTACAAATTGCTTAAACCTTAGACAATTGCGCGGGGCCCGTTAGCAGGTCATCATAAGTTGAACTTGTTTTTATTGCATTACAACCTGTTCTATTATTCTACTTATCTTGTGCTTCTTCGCGACGCAATAAGATGAAGATTATACGCGACACCAGGCGTGAGATTACAGACTTTCTCGGTTTAGCCGCCGATATGAAAGAGAAGAGACGCTGGGCAGAAGTGGATACGCGAAACGTCGAAGGTTGGGGGACCTTGATCTAAAGATTAACGTGGTTCGTTTCGTGGCAAGAAGCATTCTTACGTGACAGAGTGTGCGGCAATCTCGTGCCCGACATTCCACAAGTACTGCACGTCCCTGTAATTGGTGTACTGATGGCTAACGTAGAAAGTCCCTCTCACGGGGCATCCGTTCGGATTCTTCCTGTCGTCGGAAAATATTTCTGTAAGCAAAACCAAAAATCGAGATCAACGTTCGACTTTCTCCGAGCGAGCGTGCGTTTGATAAAACAACGTCGAACTTACTGGCGTAAATCTCGAAGTTCTCCGCGTTCACGGCGTCGTCGAAAGTGATGGTTATCATCTGCGGTATCGTCGACGCCGTCAAGTTACCGGGAACTCGAGTACCGTCCTCGGAACACCAACAATTGGGCAGGCGGCATTCCTTTGGATCGCAGGGTAACGCGCCGTTTGTATCGTTTCGAGTATCTGTGGATCGTTCGTATAGTAGATTTCTATTATTTTATCCGACAGTTATGTATAAATCGATAGAAAGCAGAAGaataaacgaatatttaattaCTGCAAATGTCACTGATTCAGaaatcgtatacagggtgttcggccacacttgggaaaaattttaatgggggattctagaggccaaaataagacgaaaattaagaataccaatttgttgatggaggcttcgttaaaaagttattaacaattaagttcaaaaatttcaaatcgttctgaaaaaattattttcggctgcgagggtcaattataatcatttttggtcattatacatacctccgaaatcctacccactttctagaaaaaaattcgaggtgtgaaatttttcaacggaaaaaaagaatttcaaatcgttttagaaaaattattttcggttgcgggggtcaattacaatcatttttggtaaatagacatacctccgaaatcttgcgcattttcgagaaaaaaattcaaaacgggcggaactttaaacgttaataactttttaacgaagcctccatcaacaaattggtattcttcattttcgtcttattttgacctctagaatctggcattaaaatttttcccaggtgtggccgaataccctgtattgtCAATGAAAGATGGCGTCGGTAAAATGTTGGACTACCGTAATTTTGAACGTTGTCGATATAAAATTACGAACAAACACGCGTTGTGTTTGAAAGCATTGAACTCGTAGGTATTCCTTACCGCACCAGCCTTCGTCGGAGCCGTCGGGACAGTCAACGCTCCCGTCGCAAAAGTATGCAGCCGGAAAGCACGTACCGTCGCCGCAAGCCAAGTGCTTCTCATCGCAATCGCCGTCCCCGAGTAGCGGTCTCGGTGGTTGCTTCTCTATAAAGCGCTTGAGAAATTTCTAATCACCATTCGATGTGAATCAACAACGTACCCTTTTCGATCAGGGTACACAAACGTTTCCATACGTTTTTCCTTTGTGCAGGGATTGCAATATAACAGAATAGAAAATAGTAAAGACGACTACCAACCAAATGGTATTAATAGTTCAAGCACTTAATgtaccgtaaataaataaattttgcaaTCCCTGGCTTCGAGCAGCGTATCGATAAAATCGCGTACCTGAGGTCACGTCACAGTTGTCGACGTTCGCTTTGAAGTCGCATATCTGCCTGGAAACGTCGAACAACAGCCCTTGCGAGCACCTGAACTCGAACACTTCGTTGTCTAACAAGCGATAGGCGAAAGCTCGTTAAATGTATCATCCGAATTATGTCGAGTTTGGTGTCATTTTAATCGAAAAAGTGTCACGAATATGGTAAAAAAATTTGTATGGAAAACGAACGATAAATAAAGAAGTTTTGCTTTTTCTTTAGTATCGTCTCACACGGATATTCGACACCGGATCACGTTACGTTATTCGGCGGACGAGCATCGTGTCGCCACGTTAAAATCGCTTCACCGACTCCAAGGGGAATTCCCCTAGTAGCGAGGATAAAATTTATACGTTTAACCTAAGGTACACCGTTGCACATTTAACGCGGGAACATGTACATAATGTAATCGTCGGGCAATTACCTAAGCAGAGGTAATACTTGGCGCACTCTGCTGGCGACCATACGTTGCTAGCCGGTGAATTGGGGTTCCGATAGAATCTGCTGTCGTCGATACACGGCGTGTTTTCCGATTTCTCTGTTCCTTGCGCCGCGACCGCTGAAATACACAAAACTTGCATCGATTCGCCGGTTTCTGCCAAAACTATCTTCGTCCTGACAACGGAGCTAAATAAGTTGAACAGATATAAGCACGCGCGGGTCGAATTGTTCCAAGTTTCGAACAAAAAGCCACCACGGGCGTGGAAATAATAAATGATTCCGTGCACTAAAACTTTCACGATTCCTTTCGCACTATCGAAATTACTGTTCAAGGAGAAATTTTGCCGTCCGCACTAACGTTTTCACTCGGGCGCAAAAACGGAAGTGAAATTATCCACAACACACGGAAGCTTGAACGGTTCCTCGAGACGCGGTCGGTTTCCGCTTCGTACGACGCGTCGAAAACACACGAGAATTTACTTGACATCGCGGATACAACAGCTTTAAACATCGAACGTTATTCGACGATTAACTCGGTATAGGTTAGGCTTAACGCGTTCGTTGCGGTTTTCGTAAACCATGGTTTACAAATTGTTTGGAAGACACCCCCAGACTTTCGTATATGGCGCCGCCTGGACTTTTTAATCGCATACAAATAGGCCAATAGACGTTACGGTTACACTTCATATTACTTGACAATTCTGGGAAAATAGGCGCCTACGCTTTCTTTCGACGAAATTACACTTTAGATATCCCGACAACAATGCGATTGAGAAACAAACACAAAGACACTAAGGTTAATAATAGTAATACGgacattattactattattatttacgcgGGAATTAAATCAGTCGTATGTTCCGAGCTGAGCTAAATCTGTTAATAGCAGTGCAATTGAACCCCACCTTTCACGCTACTCTGTATATGCATTTTCGTCTTGTATAGTGTAATAAagatactattattattattaatatttacgcGAAAATTGAACGATCGAATGAGACAGAGGTGCGCGTTGAAACTCACCGGAAAATGCGATCGCGACGAGAAGCAGCGAATGAAACTTGGACGATTTCATGTCGATTGCCGAGGAGCGAGACGATTCGTTTTACGTTTCTCGTTCCTCGTACGAGGACCCGCACTTTCCAACTGACACCTCCCTCCAGAACCCAGCCTTATATGATGAGTATTCGCTTTGCTTGCCGATCTTCCGCGCCGTTTATTTTCACTGACCGCCGATCGGGGAAATGTGGATCAACGACTCTAACCGCGCGATGAAAACTCGCGCGACCGCGAAGGAAATCGTTGC
This region includes:
- the Lsm7 gene encoding U6 snRNA-associated Sm-like protein LSm7; its protein translation is MSVAKQQQNAHGEPKEKRRKESILDLSKYLEKNIRVKFAGGREASGILKGYDPLLNLVLDNTTEYLRDPDDPYKLNQDTRMLGLVVCRGTSVVLICPVDGMESIQNPFIQQDG
- the Chld3 gene encoding chitin and LDLR binding deacetylase 3 isoform X2, whose protein sequence is MQVLCISAVAAQGTEKSENTPCIDDSRFYRNPNSPASNVWSPAECAKYYLCLDNEVFEFRCSQGLLFDVSRQICDFKANVDNCDVTSEKQPPRPLLGDGDCDEKHLACGDGTCFPAAYFCDGSVDCPDGSDEGWCDTRNDTNGALPCDPKECRLPNCWCSEDGTRVPGNLTASTIPQMITITFDDAVNAENFEIYAKIFSDDRKNPNGCPVRGTFYVSHQYTNYRDVQYLWNVGHEIAAHSVTHRGPENWWSKNATIEDWFDEMVGVANIINKYAGVRLKDIKGLRAPFLRVGWNRQFLMMSEFGFVYDSSMLVPFSDPPIWPYTLDYKPPHDCIGPEQLCPTRAYPGLWELPLNQLLAGEYICTKMDSCSPNLSGEDVYKILMLNFKRHYLSNRAPMGLHLHASWFRNPMYFYVLTKFMDDVLRLNDVYFVTSHQVIEWMRTPVSLNTIESFKPWRCDKRQFQPFEIACDLPSSCKLPSRVLKSYRYLNTCFECPKEYPWLRNEFGFE
- the Chld3 gene encoding chitin and LDLR binding deacetylase 3 isoform X1; translation: MKSSKFHSLLLVAIAFSAVAAQGTEKSENTPCIDDSRFYRNPNSPASNVWSPAECAKYYLCLDNEVFEFRCSQGLLFDVSRQICDFKANVDNCDVTSEKQPPRPLLGDGDCDEKHLACGDGTCFPAAYFCDGSVDCPDGSDEGWCDTRNDTNGALPCDPKECRLPNCWCSEDGTRVPGNLTASTIPQMITITFDDAVNAENFEIYAKIFSDDRKNPNGCPVRGTFYVSHQYTNYRDVQYLWNVGHEIAAHSVTHRGPENWWSKNATIEDWFDEMVGVANIINKYAGVRLKDIKGLRAPFLRVGWNRQFLMMSEFGFVYDSSMLVPFSDPPIWPYTLDYKPPHDCIGPEQLCPTRAYPGLWELPLNQLLAGEYICTKMDSCSPNLSGEDVYKILMLNFKRHYLSNRAPMGLHLHASWFRNPMYFYVLTKFMDDVLRLNDVYFVTSHQVIEWMRTPVSLNTIESFKPWRCDKRQFQPFEIACDLPSSCKLPSRVLKSYRYLNTCFECPKEYPWLRNEFGFE